tgaactgtggcctcaactaccctctgtggcagagagttccagagattcaccactctctgtgtgaaaaaagttctcctcatctcggttttaaaggatttcccccttatccttaagctgtgaccccttgtcctggacttccccgacatcgggaacaatcttcctgcatctagcctgtccaaccccttattgaGTATGttcaagctgttcttgaacctggtggtcatggttttcaagcatgaccagggtggtgtgtgtggtctctggtgaggcagcacctcccgCAGATCCctttaatggtggggaggtcagtacctgtggtgGACCGACCGGGGCAATGTCTGCCACTCTGTAACCTCTCGAcatttcaatggtgctttattgcctTGTGTGCTcttcagtgaaattattttttgcacagcTCACACATGCACGAGTCGCCATATTTCAGCACCACTTACACAAACTCCAAAGTCCACACACTCGATGAACTGGAGTGACTCCGGATCCAGGCCGCtacagggcctcctccatcgcccTCGACAGCCTCACCCTGCCgacccacgtccctctcctcgcttccacgctgtatccccaaAGCAAACAATTTGCCTCACATTCTCTTTCTCCACGGTGATGCATGATGTTACGTCCCACTTCAGAAGAGAAGTTCAGAAGtgataagaacagaattaggccgttcggcccatcaagtctactctgccgttcaatcatggctgatctatctctcccgctcaaccccattctcctgccttctccccataacccccgacacccgcactaatcaagaatcaatctctgccttaaaaatacccattggttcggcctccacagccgtctgtggcaatgaattccataaattcaccaccctctgactaaaaaattcctcctcaccttatagaaacatagacaattttgttgtttaatgcatttcgttgtctctgtactgtacactgacaatgacaattaaattgaatctgaattctgaatctgaacaataggtgcaggaggaggccattcagcccttcgagccagcaccaccatttattgtgatcatggctgatcgtccccaatcaataactcgtgcctgccttctccccatataccttgactccactagcccctagagctctatctaactctctcttaaatccatccagtgacttggcctccactgccctctgtggcagggaattccataaattcacaactctctgggtgaaaaagttttttctcatctcagtcttaaatgacctcccctttattctaagactgtgtgtagctcctggttctggactcgttctccctaaaagaacatccttttattttaagaccataacctctggtcctagactctcccactaacaaAACATTCTggccacacccactctatccaagccttgaaGTGTTGACTGCAGTAAACAaactatatatcacaaacagaaaTGAAAGTATCACACCCATGCTTGCACCTTACCCATCCTGTTTGGTTAATAGCACATCCAGTAATAAAAAGCACAGCAATTGAAATACTTCAAGAGATTTGTCGGGAGATAATTGCTGGTTTATATTTACCGATGTATCCTTCATCCCACGAGTTTAATAAAACTTTTGAGCAACTCTGCAAAAATGTCTACAGAACATTCTATGCTTTTGTTTTTCCCCCAAACAGGTGTCAgtttcaagattttttttaaagattaaatagTCGATCTTGTTCTCGGTTAGTCTTGCTAAGGTTGTTCACATTTCCAGTAGGTGAaggtcaaaaacaggaaggctgtgGTTTGTGTGCAGTTGTTTGTCAGATGCAGGATTAATATCAAATCAAATATTTCCCACAAAGATCTAAAAGGGTACAAGTATCGGAATGAAAAATAGCAGCTCGGCTGATTTGCATAACAAACAAACAAGTCAGGGTCCAATTATTAATTTTAGACTATAGAGAAAATAGAAATGAGTTtactcgtttagtttagagatacagcgcggaaacaggcccttcagcccacagagtccgcaccaaccagcaatcaccccgtacactagaactatcctgcacaaacacactaggggcaatttgcaattttgaccaaagccatttatcctacaaacctgtacgtctttggagtgggggaggaaaccggagaaaactcaaatagtcacgggaagaatgtacaaactccatacagacagggcacgtaatcaggatggaacccgggactctggctctGCGAGGCAGCAACGCTACAGCTGCGCCAAAGGACGTTGATATTGAGAAAGCATCATCTCCAACAATTCCCCCACCATTTCTAAATGCAAGAGATGGCAGAggctggaacctggagcaaaaagatgcacaaagtgctggaggaactcgggggggggggggggggggggggtcgggcagTGTCTGTCAAGGAAggatctctcccccctcaccgccCCTATCAAAAACCCCACTGCGTCTGGACTCAGCATCAACTTTCTCCCCATGCCTGTCCCTGCAATCTTCCTACTAACTTTCTCCCctccaagtctgaagaaaagttctgacccgaaacgtcacttatccactctctccagagacgctgcctgccccgctgagttactccagcactctgtgtccaaaccagcatctgcagttcctttccaagcatctttcctgtaacaaggTGACCGAAACTGAACGCAATAGTCCAAATTTCATTCAAGACTCTTTACCTCGTCTGCCTCCCAGTTACTCGATGGCCAACCTTTACAATGGGCTCTCCAACACCTGGGGCTATTGTAAATAACTGTACCTTCggataaggtggacaaaaatgctggataaggtcagtgggtgaggcagcatctattgagcgaaggaattggcgacgtttcggtttttccagcatctgcagttctttgttaaacgTACCTTCGGATAATATCAGTCAGGTGGTGGTTACGATAGCACAACAGTGTTTCAGAGAGCACCAGAACAAAAGTTAGCATCTAACCACCGACCTAGAAGTTAGAATGCGCTTGCATTCTTGCAGCTGTTATGCACCAGTAATCATAGATatctgtgaaggaaggaactgcagatattggtttaaaccgtagacaaaaCAAActgcggagtaactcaacgggacaggctgcatctccggggctattccttttctccatagatgctgcctgacccgcggagttactccagcttctagtGTCTACATTCATAGATACACGACTGTGATCAGCACCCACACATTCCAGGTGAGGTACCTGTGTTGTTTTGACAATGGGAATAGCCACATAGGTAATGGCAGTATTAGACACCTTGAACAGAAGTCACAAAGGATATCAGAAGTCGATCAGTTACTTCCATATTTTTGAAACGCCCACGGGGGCAAAAGATAATTAGTTCAGATCAGAGATACCACAtggaaaggcccttcagcccatcaagtccatgccaaccagttaaCACCCATTCATGTTAGTTCTATGtgtaggatctgcagatgctggtttaaaccgaaggtagacacaaaatgctggagtaactctggaccCGACAccaaatgctgccagacccactgagttactccagcattttgtgtctatccatgttgccctactctctcatccactctccTCACACTGGGGGGGGGATTTaaagagggtcaattaacctacaaacccgcacatctttgggatgtgggaggaaaccggagcacctggagaaaacccgtgtgGGGAACGTACAGATTCCCACACAGGCAgctcccgtagtctggatcgaagccgggtctctggcactgtggttAAACCGCAAGATGTTTTAACACAAGTAACAAGATCAGTCAGCCTCATAACTTTTCTAGCCACTCCAATTAGATTACAATTTTAATTTGCTGCGTTTTAGTCACTGAGATATGAACATAAAAGATCCTGAAAAGGAGAAACAAATTTAAAATCACAAATTACCCCTGAATTGCAATGATAAAACTCAAAAAAGTTTAAATGTTTTGTCCCCCGCTAGCTATGACATTGTTTTAACAAAGCATTATAAAATCTTTGataggccacaaaatgctggagtaactcagcgagtcaggcagcatctctggagaacatgggataggtgaattttcaggttgggacccttatttaaaaatatttcattgtcctatctgggacatatgataataaaacactcttgacataggTTTATGTCATTGGAATaaaagttggccattcggcccattgggtctactccgccattcaatcatggctgatctatcttttcctctcaaccccattctcctgtcttctcccctacacacaaatatatattttaaatcaccGGTTATAAAAAATGTagatctgaaacattacccattttcTTTACCCAAAGATACTATTTGGCCTCctatccatggatgctgcttaatccactttgtgtcttttcctttataaaccagcacctgcagttttgttTCAACGACCCAACCTCCCTAGTATACCAGCTGTTTATCTCTGCAACTTGTTGAACATCGATTATTTTTAACTAAGAAACATATCACATTTCAGAAAAAGGATTTGTGGGAAAGATAGCATAGAGGTTTAATTTTACTGAAAATACAATATTATCAAACTCCACTTCTTCATTAGAGCACGGGTACTTTTGCAGGTAGTTGGTCAACATTACTCCTGTTCTTATCAGGAAGCAGTTTTACCAAGGTTGTAGAAATCTTATTGTCCTAGTTCAaacctgactggttagcacgcaacaaaagcctttcactctaccattgccactttcatttcactgcacatctcgtatgtgtaggtgacaaataaacttgacttgactaccttggtacacgtgacaataaactaaactcaactccgtGGAGCCGATGGGTCATTAGGAGAATCAGACGCCCTGACCTTGAGACCGGTCAAAGAAAACAATCATGCTTTGTATTCAAGTACTTGATTTGAATTCACGTTCACAAGTGATGGGAGcaatattcggcccatcaaatctactccgccattcaatcgtggcttatctatttttccctctcaaccccattctcctgccttctccccataacgcccaaaaccctaactaatcaagttttttaaatcaatttacaccttaaaaatatccagactttgcttctgttgcaACTAACAACAAGCCCTACAATTTTTTTCACATTATTAATAGGAAACTGGTTTCCATTGGAAGAAAAGTTCAAAATTAGTGAATTCCCACCAAATGATTCTTAAAAACCATTTCCGAAAATACCTTAGACGTATAGATACAAGGATTCTGTTTGCAAAAAAACGGACGCAAATtgttgggagtaactcaacaggtcgggcagcatctctgattaggtgatgcatgttctccagagatgctgcctgacctgctgagttactccagcactttgtgtctttaaaaaaaaactaaacttaaaagtaCTTTAGctattaataaaacaaaatagacacaaaatgctggagtaacctagtgggtcaggcagcatctctggagaacatggataggtgaagtactggagaaactcagcggatgaggcagcatctatggagcgaggaaataggcaaagttgtgggtcgaaacccttctacagtctgaagaagggctttgaccagaaacgttgcccatttccttcgctccatagatgctgctgcacccgctgagtttctccaacatttttatccaccttcgattttccagcatctgcagttccttcttaaacatggataggtgaagtttaggATCAGGACCCATCCATCCTCAgattgatagatgctgcctcacccgctgagttactccagcactttgtgtctttttattttgtcacaaaccagcatctgcagttcctaattgCTACATCTTAAACTTATTATCAAGTTCTACTGCTGCTATTTCCgagttcaattaaaaaaaaaacatttgctacATTGGCCTCAACCCAAATGAAAAATATTCGAGAGAAAGTTCGAGCAACTTTAAATGAAAGgtctttattaatttttttttgtgtgtttttttgttttgcttttaaaaGTCTCGCCTCATTGATCCACAATGGGGAGCTGTGGTTCACTAACTCGAGCAGGAGGTGGCGGTCGCAACCGGTCGTAGACAAAATGTAAGCAATCCCAAAAAGAAAATAACAAATATCTAACAGAGAAACAGAAAGTACAGTTCTATTTTATATTGGTCTTGTTCGTAATAGTTAAAATTATACACGATTGCATCAGTCATAAACAGCTCCGGAGGTACAACCCCTCTCTGAAACTagctttaaaaatattattttttttttaaaaacacacacgcacacacacacacaaatacatttaaTGTCCCACATTGCTGCTGTTTCAAAAAGTTTCCAATTCAGGGCTGAACAATGGTGAAGGTTCTGACGAGTCTCAAGTTTCCCTCTGTGACTTTTGATCGCTGTTAACTCTCAATAAACAAAGCCCCTTACGGTCTTATCCAAACCAAAACATACTTAATAACTCATGCGCCATCATTGCAGAAGATCAGAGCTGGGgggttgtttttgttttgttttaaaaaagaaaagaaaatcaattAAAAGATGATGATTTTGAATGCAAACGTCGAGACTGCATTTCCCACCAAAGTACCTTTTGTAATGAACCTTTTGCGGATTGCAAAGGCAGGCTAACAAATCTTCTACCGATcttggtgagagagagagaggggggttaggGATATTTTGATGCGGAATTTTTTTAAACGTGTTTTCCACGAGGCGTGCGTGGTTTAAGCAAACTTCAAGGAACAAAAcacaggcagagagaggggggggcggggacagggACAAAATCCACAAAGGGCTTGATGTTTCTCTGCGGTTTGCCACACACTGACTCTCCGGAGAAACCGGCGACCATTTGCAGTGCAAAATTCCCGATGTTTGTAACCGgcgatagatatatatatatatatatagagatatatatataattttttttgaaagttttttttttgtatctgTGTAGTTGAAAACTCGCtgtcccactgtgtgtgtgtgtttggtggtgtgtgtgtgtgtgtgtgtgtgtggtggtggtggtgtgtgtgtgtgtggtggtgtgtgtgtgtgtgtgtgtgtgtgtgtttggtggtggtggtgtgtgtgtgtgtgtctctgtgtgtctctctccctctctcagcaGCTGACTGTACTCTGATGCTGTTTGTTAACAAAGTCGGAAATGAAATCGTTTTGTCCCAGCCACAGCTCGGGCAGTTCTTGAATGCGGTCTAACCCCAGTTCCAACACGAGAGACGTCAACACGTCCTCGTCGATCAGGTCGGTGTCCATAACGTTCAAGGAGAGGGCCGGGGAGACAACGTGCGGGAGAGACGGGTGCTGAGACGGAGGCAGCGAGCCGCGGTACTGGGGGCCAGCCTGAGCCAGGCCGTTGTTCATTCCCATCAGCGGGTGCCCGTGATACTGGTTGTTGAGTTTCTGCAGGTGCACCGTGGCCATCAGCTGCTGTGGGCTGAGACTGTCCAGAAActgttgctgttgttgttgctgctggctgctgtACATCACGTTGGCTGGTATCTGGTGGTGGTGCCCCATCTGCCCTGCCATGTTAGCCAAGCCGGGACGCGATCTGACCACGGCACTGCTGTCCATACTGGCCCCGCCGTAGTGCAAGAGCTGGCTGCCCGTGTGATCTCTCCTCAACCCCGGCTGTGCGAGCTGCGGGCCCTGCAGTCCGTTTAAACCCATCCGGTAGCTTTGAAGTCCATTGGAGCCGTCGGAAAACCGCCCTGGATTCACCGACATCATGATATGTTCAGCCATCTCCGAGTGCTGCAAGAGAAAAAAACAcatacaaaaatattatacactcaGTGAAAACAACTTTCTAACGCTGCCATTCTGCCTACGATCTGCACACACGTTGTTCTTTCTTTatgttcttccccctctctctcactctctctctcctccccccggcAACGATGAACAGGCTCACACAATCAAACGATTACATCTCTGTCTGATTgaagaaacattgtctatttccctcgctccacagatgctgctgcgcccgctgagtttctccagcatttttgtccaccttcgattttccagcatctgcagttccttcttaaacaaacgatCGCATCTCCCGGCGATACGACAGGGAAGGAGAAACGAAATCGAGAGGGCGAcgcaaaacaaacaataaaacaaacaataataatctaTCTAACCTTCGGCAGTTTCAGAAACGACTGCGAGCAGAAACTGATTCCTGGAAACGGCCGACACACCACAATCTCCGTCGAAAAAATTCAACTCCTTGCGCTCATAATACACCAACCCTCGAGATCAGCCGGTATCCTGCTAAAACACGCCTCTGGATAAGGGCTCAACTTGGCATTATATAATGCGGGGCGCGGGGAGGAGTTTGCTCTACGCTAGACGTATAATGTGTTCACACAATTGGCTGCTAGACCCAGTATTCAGCCTCCTGTTTACATTCTCACCAACCAATCCTTCTTCGGCCTGGTTTCCTCAATGTATGAAAGACAGACACATCTATTTGAAAAAAAATAGATTGgcgtaaactcagcgggtcaggcagcatctctggagagaagcttgcattcactggaagggcgaagaggatcttatagaaacatatagaaaagatgagaaaaacatttttcacacacagagagtggcgaatctctggaattctctgccacagaaggtagttgaggccaaagttcattggctatatttaagagggacttagatgtggcccttgtggctaaaggtatcagggggtatggagagaaggcaggtacaggatactgagttggatgatcagccatgatcatattgaatggcgaatggtgcaggctcgaagggccgaatggcctactcctgcacctattttctgtttctatataaattataaaaggactggacaagctagatgcaggaaaaatgttgggcgagtccagaaccaggggcacacagtcttagaataaaggggaggtcatttaaggctgaggtgagaaatacctttttcacccagagggttgtgaatttgtggaattccctgccacagagggcagtggacgccaagtcactggatggatttatgagagagttagatagagctctaggggctagtggagtcaagggatacggggagaaggcaggcacgggttattgatagggggcgatcagccatgatcacaatgaatggcggtgctggctcgaagggccgaatggcctcctcctgcacctattttatatgtttctatgtttctatagaaggAATAAGTGCCGAGTCACAGTtttaagaaggtagacaaaagtgctggagaaactcagcgggtgcagcagcatctatggagcgaaggaaataggcaacgtttcggaccgaaacccttcttcagactccaggcccgaaacgttgccaatttccttcgctccatagatgctgcctcacccgctgagttactccagcatttttgtctaccttcgatttctccagcatctgtagttctttcttaaacaaatgagtCACAATTTGGCT
This DNA window, taken from Leucoraja erinacea ecotype New England chromosome 26, Leri_hhj_1, whole genome shotgun sequence, encodes the following:
- the cited4b gene encoding cbp/p300-interacting transactivator 4b produces the protein MAEHIMMSVNPGRFSDGSNGLQSYRMGLNGLQGPQLAQPGLRRDHTGSQLLHYGGASMDSSAVVRSRPGLANMAGQMGHHHQIPANVMYSSQQQQQQQQFLDSLSPQQLMATVHLQKLNNQYHGHPLMGMNNGLAQAGPQYRGSLPPSQHPSLPHVVSPALSLNVMDTDLIDEDVLTSLVLELGLDRIQELPELWLGQNDFISDFVNKQHQSTVSC